The following proteins come from a genomic window of Dreissena polymorpha isolate Duluth1 chromosome 1, UMN_Dpol_1.0, whole genome shotgun sequence:
- the LOC127847682 gene encoding transmembrane protein 183-like: MNRRSYHGKQKFNRVSSDFTVNDFANTEPGKFTGLRLKKGEACIKQMENKDMSEEQADSDVAWFDRDIDDFELLSEDSPGEQEEKALKKPPSKKCLKQKPTEACGNTYPIDLWFLLSASIHPESVRTFALLCCGSNHVVHSVQFWKTLYRRFYCKEVGIPEELSLDTIDCIHGLRARTVRMLHFAYPPLAMKTKTTVSFEAQPHCLVGQRCLLMWHQKVRNCWKFYLRFCKVDKLDLSSNVWKDITSPDFDKWHQDLFYNPNEYSSILEVTCPNYIQIPMAMGLVLNGVYLNVSSASMRYHRLKLVMDSSFRATTAKNQNSQQELVLDPVLDVKVFPWWHPLFAETQSLFLEPES; this comes from the exons ATGAATAGACGTTCTTACCATGGAAAACAAAAGTTCAATAGAGTATCTTCTG ATTTCACAGTCAATGACTTTGCCAACACAGAACCAGGAAAATTCACTGGCCTTCGTCTTAAGAAAGGAGAAGCATGCATAAAACAGATGGAAAACAAAG ACATGAGTGAAGAGCAGGCAGACTCAGATGTGGCCTGGTTTGACAGAGATATTGATGATTTTGAACTTCTGTCTGAAGACAGTCCTGGGGAACAGGAAGAGAAAG cCCTAAAGAAGCCTCCATCCAAGAAGTGTTTGAAACAGAAACCAACAGAGGCTTGTGGGAACACTTACCCTATTGACCTGTGGTTTCTTCTGTCAGCCAGCATTCACCCAGAGTCAGTCAGGACGTTTGCCCTGCTGTGTTGCGGCAGTAACCATGTGGTACATTCCGTACAGTTTTGGAAGACCTTGTACAGACG ATTTTATTGCAAAGAAGTTGGCATTCCAGAGGAGTTAAGCCTGGACACTATAGACTGCATTCATGGTCTACGAGCAAGGACAGTAAGAATGCTCCACTTTGCCTACCCACCGCTGGCCATGAAAACAAAAACCACGGTATCATTTGAAGCCCAGCCGCACTGCTTGGTGGGTCAGAGGTGTCTTCTTATGTGGCATCAAAAGGTCAGAAACTGCTGGAAATTTTATCTCCGCTTCTGCAAAGTTGACAAACTGGATCTCAGTAGCAATGTTTGGAAAGACATTACCTCTCCCGATTTTGACAAATGGCATCAAGACTTGTTCTATAATCCTAACGAGTACTCCTCCATTTTAGAAGTGACCTGTCCGAACTATATTCAGATTCCAATGGCAATGGGTCTCGTTCTGAACGGAGTGTATCTGAACGTAAGCTCTGCAAGTATGCGGTATCATCGTCTTAAGTTGGTAATGGACTCGAGTTTTCGCGCCACAACGGCTAAAAATCagaacagccagcaggagttggtTCTGGACCCTGTCTTGGACGTGAAGGTTTTCCCATGGTGGCACCCATTGTTTGCAGAAACTCAGTCTTTGTTTCTTGAACCCGAGTCTTGA